From a region of the Marmota flaviventris isolate mMarFla1 chromosome 13, mMarFla1.hap1, whole genome shotgun sequence genome:
- the Miga2 gene encoding mitoguardin 2 isoform X1, with the protein MAFRRTEGMSMIQALAMTVAEIPVFLYTTFGQSAFSQLRLTPGLRKVLFATALGTVALALAAHQLKRRRRRKKQVGPEVGGEQLGTVPLPILMARKVPSVKKGYSSRRGQSPSSKSNDTLSGISSIEPSKHSGSSHSLASMVVVNSSSPTAACSGPWDIRGMEESVPVTDGSAERLYAQGMELFEEALQKWEQALSVGQRGEDGSTPTPGDSLRSPETASEALSEPESQRREFAEKLESLLHRAYHLQEEFGSTFPSDSMLLDLERTLMLSLTEGSLRLRADDEESLTSEDSFFSATELLESLQVGDYPIPLSRPAAAYEEALQLVKDGKVPCRSLRTELLGCYSDQDFLAKLHCVRQAFEGLLEDQSNQLFFGEVGRQMVTGLMTKAEKSPKGFLESYEEMLSYALRPETWATTRLELEGRGVVCMSFFDIVLDFILMDAFEDLENPPSSVLAVLRNRWLSDSFKETALATACWSVLKAKRRLLMVPDGFISHFYSVSEHVSPVLAFGFLGPKPQLAEVCAFFKHQIVQYLRDMFDLDNVRYTSVPALADDILQLSRRRSEILLGYLGTPMTSSIGLNGALPRENRPLAEPQ; encoded by the exons ATGGCGTTCCGGAGGACTGAGGGCATGTCCATGATCCAGGCTCTGGCCATGACGGTGGCGGAGATCCCTGTATTCCTGTACACAACCTTTGGGCAG TCTGCATTCTCACAGCTGCGGCTGACCCCAGGCCTGCGCAAGGTTCTCTTTGCCACAGCCCTCGGGACTGTGGCCTTGGCCCTAGCTGCCCACCAGCTGAAGAGGCGCCGGCGGAGAAAGAAGCAGGTTGGCCCTGAAGTTGGAGGtgaacagctgggcacagtgcccCTGCCCATCCTTATGGCCCGGAAGGTCCCATCGGTGAAGAAAG GTTACTCCAGCCGGAGGGGACAGAGCCCCAGTAGCAAGAGCAATGACACTCTCAGTGGCATTTCCTCCATTGAGCCCAGCAAACACTCAGGCTCCTCCCACAGCCTGGCCTCG ATGGTGGTGGTGAACTCATCCAGTCCCACTGCTGCGTGCTCGGGACCGTGGGACATCCGAGGGATGGAGGAGTCTGTGCCCGTCACCGACGGCAGTGCTGAGCGTCTCTATGCACAAG GCATGGAGCTCTTCGAGGAGGCACTGCAGAAGTGGGAGCAGGCCCTGAGCGTGGGCCAGAGGGGGGAAGACGGCAGCACCCCCACGCCAGGGGACAGCCTCCGGAGTCCTGAGACTGCCTCTGAGGCACTGTCAGAG CCAGAGTCACAGCGCAGGGAATTTGCAGAGAAGCTGGAGTCCTTGCTGCACCGGGCCTACCACCTGCAGGAGGAGTTTGGCTCCACCTTCCCCTCGGATAGCATGCTGCTGGACCTTG AGAGGACCCTCATGCTGTCCCTCACCGAGGGCTCGCTGCGTCTGCGGGCTGACGACGAGGAGAGCCTGACTTCGGAGGACTCCTTCTTCTCAGCCACTGAG CTCTTGGAGTCCCTGCAGGTGGGGGACTACCCGATCCCACTATCCAGGCCTGCTGCTGCCTACGAGGAGGCCCTGCAACTGGTGAAAGATGGGAAGGTGCCCTGTCGCAGCCTCAG GACGGAGCTGCTGGGCTGCTACAGTGACCAGGACTTCCTGGCCAAGCTGCATTGTGTGCGGCAGGCCTTTGAG GGGCTCCTGGAAGACCAGAGTAACCAGCTGTTCTTCGGAGAGGTCGGCCGGCAGATGGTGACAGGCCTGATGACCAAGGCTGAGAAG AGCCCCAAAGGCTTCCTGGAGAGCTATGAGGAGATGCTGAGCTATGCTCTGCGGCCTGAGACCTGGGCCACCACTCGGCTGGAGCTGGAGGGCCGTGGG GTGGTTTGCATGAGCTTCTTCGACATCGTGCTTGACTTCATCCTCATGGATGCCTTCGAGGACCTGGAGAACCCCCCATCCTCAGTGCTTGCTGTCTTGCGAAACCGTTGGCTGTCAGACAGCTTCAAGGAGACG GCCCTGGCCACTGCTTGCTGGTCGGTCCTGAAAGCCAAGAGGAGGCTCCTGATG GTGCCCGATGGCTTCATCTCCCATTTCTACTCCGTATCGGAGCACGTTAGTCCTGTCCTGGCCTTTGGCTTCCTTGGACCCAAGCCCCAGCTCGCTGAAGTCTGTGCTTTCTTCAAG CACCAGATTGTGCAGTACCTGAGGGACATGTTTGACCTGGACAATGTGCGCTACACATCGGTGCCAGCGCTGGCGGATGACATCCTGCAACTGTCCCGGCGCCGCAGCGAGATCCTTCTGGGATACCTGGGGACACCAATGACCAGCAGCATTGGCCTGAATGGGGCACTGCCCCGAGAGAACCGGCCCCTGGCAGAGCCGCAGTAG
- the Miga2 gene encoding mitoguardin 2 isoform X2 — MAFRRTEGMSMIQALAMTVAEIPVFLYTTFGQSAFSQLRLTPGLRKVLFATALGTVALALAAHQLKRRRRRKKQVGPEVGGEQLGTVPLPILMARKVPSVKKGYSSRRGQSPSSKSNDTLSGISSIEPSKHSGSSHSLASPESQRREFAEKLESLLHRAYHLQEEFGSTFPSDSMLLDLERTLMLSLTEGSLRLRADDEESLTSEDSFFSATELLESLQVGDYPIPLSRPAAAYEEALQLVKDGKVPCRSLRTELLGCYSDQDFLAKLHCVRQAFEGLLEDQSNQLFFGEVGRQMVTGLMTKAEKSPKGFLESYEEMLSYALRPETWATTRLELEGRGVVCMSFFDIVLDFILMDAFEDLENPPSSVLAVLRNRWLSDSFKETALATACWSVLKAKRRLLMVPDGFISHFYSVSEHVSPVLAFGFLGPKPQLAEVCAFFKHQIVQYLRDMFDLDNVRYTSVPALADDILQLSRRRSEILLGYLGTPMTSSIGLNGALPRENRPLAEPQ, encoded by the exons ATGGCGTTCCGGAGGACTGAGGGCATGTCCATGATCCAGGCTCTGGCCATGACGGTGGCGGAGATCCCTGTATTCCTGTACACAACCTTTGGGCAG TCTGCATTCTCACAGCTGCGGCTGACCCCAGGCCTGCGCAAGGTTCTCTTTGCCACAGCCCTCGGGACTGTGGCCTTGGCCCTAGCTGCCCACCAGCTGAAGAGGCGCCGGCGGAGAAAGAAGCAGGTTGGCCCTGAAGTTGGAGGtgaacagctgggcacagtgcccCTGCCCATCCTTATGGCCCGGAAGGTCCCATCGGTGAAGAAAG GTTACTCCAGCCGGAGGGGACAGAGCCCCAGTAGCAAGAGCAATGACACTCTCAGTGGCATTTCCTCCATTGAGCCCAGCAAACACTCAGGCTCCTCCCACAGCCTGGCCTCG CCAGAGTCACAGCGCAGGGAATTTGCAGAGAAGCTGGAGTCCTTGCTGCACCGGGCCTACCACCTGCAGGAGGAGTTTGGCTCCACCTTCCCCTCGGATAGCATGCTGCTGGACCTTG AGAGGACCCTCATGCTGTCCCTCACCGAGGGCTCGCTGCGTCTGCGGGCTGACGACGAGGAGAGCCTGACTTCGGAGGACTCCTTCTTCTCAGCCACTGAG CTCTTGGAGTCCCTGCAGGTGGGGGACTACCCGATCCCACTATCCAGGCCTGCTGCTGCCTACGAGGAGGCCCTGCAACTGGTGAAAGATGGGAAGGTGCCCTGTCGCAGCCTCAG GACGGAGCTGCTGGGCTGCTACAGTGACCAGGACTTCCTGGCCAAGCTGCATTGTGTGCGGCAGGCCTTTGAG GGGCTCCTGGAAGACCAGAGTAACCAGCTGTTCTTCGGAGAGGTCGGCCGGCAGATGGTGACAGGCCTGATGACCAAGGCTGAGAAG AGCCCCAAAGGCTTCCTGGAGAGCTATGAGGAGATGCTGAGCTATGCTCTGCGGCCTGAGACCTGGGCCACCACTCGGCTGGAGCTGGAGGGCCGTGGG GTGGTTTGCATGAGCTTCTTCGACATCGTGCTTGACTTCATCCTCATGGATGCCTTCGAGGACCTGGAGAACCCCCCATCCTCAGTGCTTGCTGTCTTGCGAAACCGTTGGCTGTCAGACAGCTTCAAGGAGACG GCCCTGGCCACTGCTTGCTGGTCGGTCCTGAAAGCCAAGAGGAGGCTCCTGATG GTGCCCGATGGCTTCATCTCCCATTTCTACTCCGTATCGGAGCACGTTAGTCCTGTCCTGGCCTTTGGCTTCCTTGGACCCAAGCCCCAGCTCGCTGAAGTCTGTGCTTTCTTCAAG CACCAGATTGTGCAGTACCTGAGGGACATGTTTGACCTGGACAATGTGCGCTACACATCGGTGCCAGCGCTGGCGGATGACATCCTGCAACTGTCCCGGCGCCGCAGCGAGATCCTTCTGGGATACCTGGGGACACCAATGACCAGCAGCATTGGCCTGAATGGGGCACTGCCCCGAGAGAACCGGCCCCTGGCAGAGCCGCAGTAG